A genomic window from Aricia agestis chromosome 8, ilAriAges1.1, whole genome shotgun sequence includes:
- the LOC121729561 gene encoding uncharacterized protein LOC121729561, which produces MYSSWRVSELKAELTKRGASLRGRKAELVERLELYDRNFNFGSAENQSDDDAMEVPDVRTYRDINATSLLPHLTQTHIRQYFCFDDKKIKEAKALYESRYLVLARVSNVGENTFIKGYCKKTMKQLQYEVNLKLHKSGIPQESNCECPAGSGTEAKCKHVAVLLHGVEHMVHNKILLLHQVCTQKLQDFHMPKTRFTSSPIAAHQLPRNKAKKRFCPFPIQKVDK; this is translated from the exons atgtATTCGTCTTGGCGTGTAAGTGAACTAAAAGCTGAGCTAACGAAAAGAGGCGCATCGCTTAGAGGAAGAAAGGCAGAATTAGTCGAAAG ATTGGAACTTTACGACCGGAACTTTAATTTTGgaagtgcagagaatcagtccGATGACGATGCAATGGAAGTTCCTGATGTTAGGACATATCGGGACATAAATGCGACTTCATTGTTACCTCATTTAACCCAAACTCACATACGACAGTATTTTTGCTT tGATGACAAGAAAATTAAAGAAGCTAAGGCATTGTATGAGTCCCGATACCTTGTTTTGGCAAGAGTGTCAAATGTGGGGGAAAATACCTTCATCAAAGGATATTGCAAGAAAACTATGAAGCAGCTGCAGTATGAAGTGAATTTAAAGCTTCACAAAAGTGGAATACCACAGGAATCGAACTGTGAGTGCCCGGCGGGAAGTGGGACAGAAGCAAAATGCAAGCATGTTGCTGTACTGCTTCATGGAGTGGAACATATggtgcataataaaatattacttttacaccAAGTCTGCACCCAAAAACTTCAAGACTTTCACATGCCCAAAACACGTTTTACTTCTTCTCCCATAGCAGCTCACCAATTACCTAGAAATAAggcaaaaaaaagattttgtcctttccccatacaaaaagtaga CAAGTAA
- the LOC121729452 gene encoding nucleoside diphosphate kinase, with protein MAEPRERTFIMVKPDGVQRGLVGTIIQRFEQKGFKLVALKLVWPSEDLLKNHYSDLASRPFFPGLVKYMSSGPVVPMVWEGLNVVKTGRQMLGATNPADSLPGTIRGDLCIQVGRNIIHGSDSVESAKKEIALWFTEKEVVGWTPAAENWIYE; from the coding sequence ATGGCTGAACCACGTGAAAGAACCTTCATCATGGTAAAACCTGACGGAGTGCAACGTGGTCTTGTCGGAACCATCATCCAACGCTTTGAACAAAAAGGCTTCAAATTAGTAGCTCTCAAATTGGTTTGGCCTTCCGAAGATTTATTGAAGAATCACTACAGCGACCTCGCGTCTCGCCCGTTCTTCCCAGGTCTTGTTAAGTACATGAGCTCTGGTCCAGTTGTACCAATGGTCTGGGAGGGACTTAACGTAGTTAAGACCGGTCGTCAAATGCTGGGAGCAACCAACCCCGCTGACTCTCTGCCAGGTACTATCAGAGGAGACCTTTGCATTCAAGTCGGCCGCAACATCATCCACGGATCAGACAGTGTTGAATCAGCCAAGAAAGAAATCGCTCTTTGGTTCACTGAAAAGGAAGTCGTTGGCTGGACCCCAGCTGCAGAAAACTGGATCTACGAATAA
- the LOC121729442 gene encoding trypsin-like — protein MNGNCSGVLLNNVHEVRKAVIGQFPYVVALISPEDEYVCAGSIVADRLILTTAECADTAKYVLINTTSAKRGKTSVNNILLNITQKEKFPTNDKNVALLYVEKSNSSFQLSKILVSNFTRPEEVKSAKAIGFGLNTETGQTKKLQYVGLYVRNAGDTSNAFIKCIYTTVPSCFKDKGGPVIYNDELVGVVTEGARECALEITSHYDIDKHMLNFINAYVFKAWLDDKINKKNETLDSDETVISRRRFTPVGTGRALMIKISPAILIHILFII, from the coding sequence ATGAACGGTAATTGCTCTGGAGTATTATTGAATAACGTACACGAAGTACGAAAGGCAGTTATCGGCCAATTCCCGTATGTGGTCGCTTTAATATCGCCTGAGGATGAATATGTTTGTGCTGGATCAATTGTTGCTGATAGACTTATCTTAACAACTGCTGAATGTGCTGATACAGCAAAATATGTTCTTATCAATACAACTAGTGCTAAAAGAGGTAAAACAtcggttaataatattttattaaatataacacAAAAGGAAAAGTTTCCaacaaatgacaaaaatgtGGCTCTTCTTTATGTGGAAAAGTCGAATAGCTCATTTCAATTATCGAAAATTTTAGTAAGTAATTTCACAAGGCCAGAAGAAGTAAAGAGTGCTAAAGCCATTGGATTCGGCCTTAATACGGAAACTGGccaaaccaagaagctacaaTATGTTGGACTATATGTTAGAAATGCTGGTGACACAAGCAATGCGTTTATAAAGTGCATCTACACAACAGTTCCGTCTTGCTTTAAAGATAAAGGCGGTCCTGTGATATATAACGATGAATTAGTTGGTGTTGTCACGGAGGGAGCAAGAGAATGTGCATTAGAAATCACATCACACTATGACATAGATAAACATATGCTTAACTTTATTAACGCCTATGTTTTCAAGGCATGGCttgatgataaaattaataagaaaAATGAAACTCTGGATTCCGATGAAACAGTCATCTCACGTCGTCGCTTCACTCCTGTTGGTACAGGAAGAGCACTAATGATAAAAATTTCACCTGCGATTTTGATTCacatattgtttattatttga
- the LOC121729440 gene encoding DNA-3-methyladenine glycosylase 1-like isoform X1 encodes MAINNKNNRCKWVTEDPLYIAYHDTEWGVPQYDSLNLFEMLCLEGQQAGLSWLTILKKRDNYRKIFFNFNPYKIYKLKNEDIEKFACDPGIIRHKGKISAIVNNAKMYVNLEKSGETFSTYIRKFVDMKPIINSWETNSDIPVQTAQSIALAKSLKKNGFKFVGPTICYAFMQACGLVNDHINSCMFKTQ; translated from the exons ATGgctataaataataagaataatagaTGTAAATGGGTTACAGAAGACCCTCTTTATATTGCCTATCATGACACGGAATGGGGAGTGCCACAATACGATAGTTTAAATCTTTTCGAGATGCTTTGTTTGGAAGGTCAACAAGCAGGCCTATCTTGGTTAACAATTTTGAAGAAAAGAGACAATTATCGcaaaattttctttaatttcaacccatacaaaatttataaGCTGAAGAATGAAGATATTGAGAAGTTTGCTTGCGATCCAGGCATTATAAGACACAAGGGGAAGATTTCAGCAATAGTAAATAATGCAAAAATGTACGTAAATCTAGAAAAAAGTGGGGAAACATTTTCCACCTACATAAGGAAGTTTGTAGATATGAAACCAATAATAAATTCTTGGGAAACTAATAGTGACATACCAGTACAGACAGCACAGTCAATTGCATTAGCGAAATCTTTAAAAAAGAATGGCTTCAAGTTTGTCGGACCCACCATCTGTTATGCATTTATGCAAGCATGCGGCTTAGTGAATGATCATATAAATTCCTGCATGTTTAAAA CTCAATAG
- the LOC121729438 gene encoding uncharacterized protein LOC121729438 produces the protein MLSNINEGDWGVKINPSARKSIHAGCSTCIENKIMGRYGCSHRKEKQINTGQSQGTDEVDNVMSKLAPPYNSSRPLPTRKSVSRRNSIDVPGANNSDETDDDNELYRSAAQSDFNTSRDEFLTSTNNSPTQDRDTHRRDIHTRSSPKNGSYISGNTLESYNISPAHNISRKDISDYETRYDTRSSQNGYMSGIILESARINSAHNLNTRRESDSETTRGGNKFKYVGLILVLAVVAIGINIDYFLRTIDTENDIFSNDIIFHDHISSLGAKYKVSRDAILRLKVGISTISKNQDAASFMLIYDSRAESFNAQVLFSFVEELALKTVQYLRNNSNSIQNVIVDTDHIETESELRALQSEVEKTGVMIVPNINDVPSELAMAFHYYCDEYNPLVKSSAIFFTLDAAACIYSKEVTHTFIEKCLLNKWNDIHKDKIGPLLTRVVNVIIDISNITLL, from the exons ATGTTGAGTAACATCAATGAGGGG GATTGGGGGGTCAAAATAAATCCATCTGCTAGGAAAAGTATTCATGCAGGTTGCTCTACctgcattgaaaataaaattatgggaAGATATGGATGTTCCCACCGTAAAGAGAAACAAATCAATACAGGGCAAAGTCAAGGAACAGATGAAGTGGATAATGTTATGAG TAAACTTGCACCTCCATACAATAGTAGCAGACCTTTGCCTACTAGAAAAAGTGTCAGTCGAAGGAACTCAATTGATGTGCCTGGGGCTAACAATAGTGATGAAACTGATGA TGATAATGAGCTATACAGGAGTGCAGCACAAAGCGATTTTAACACAAGTAGAGATGAGTTTCTAACATCAACAAATAATAGCCCTACACAAGACAGAGATACCCATAGAAGAGATATACATACAAGATCATCTCCTAAAAATGGATCTTACATAAGTGGAAACACATTAGAGTCATATAATATAAGTCCAGCTCATAATATAAGTAGAAAAGATATAAGTGACTACGAGACAAGATATGACACAAGATCATCTCAAAATGGATACATGAGTGGAATCATCTTAGAGTCTGCTAGAATAAATTCAGCTCATAATCTGAATACAAGACGTGAAAGTGATTCTGAAACAACAAGAGGaggaaataaatttaaatatgttgGATTAATATTGGTATTAGCTGTTGTCGCTATCGGAATCAacattgattattttttacgaACAATAGATACAGAGAATGACATATTTTCCAATGATATAATTTTCCATGATCATATAAGTAGCTTAGGTGCTAAATATAAAGTTAGTCGTGATGCTATTCTACGATTAAAAGTTG GCATATCTACGATTTCAAAAAACCAGGATGCAGCATCATTTATGCTTATTTATGATAGCAGAGCAgaaagttttaatgcacaagtTTTATTCAGTTTTGTAGAAGAGTTAGCCTTGAAAACTGTTCAATACTTAC GTAATAACAGCAATTCCATTCAAAATGTCATAGTAGACACAGACCACATTGAAACTGAATCGGAACTGAGAGCACTTCAGAGTGAAGTGGAGAAAACTGGTGTCATGATTGTTCCAAACATAAATGATGTCCCGTCAGAGCTAGCTATGGCATTTCATTACTATTGTGATGAATACAACCCTTTGGTTAAAAGTAGCGCCATCTTTTTTACACTTGATGCAGCAGCATGCATATATA GTAAGGAAGTAACACACACATTTATTGAAAAGTGTTTATTGAACAAATGGAATGATATTCACAAAGACAAAATAGGTCCCTTATTAACAAGAGTTGTTAATGTTATTATAGATATCTCTAACATAACattgttataa
- the LOC121729440 gene encoding anaphase-promoting complex subunit 15-like isoform X2 produces MNVPFPILYPRLVDPKWFNADSPCDEDAEISSLEQAHQQYLNSIGQQYMKRVPIGKSDPEPMEEEADSDEEGNDETDETEESHDEDEEEELQTTYSTTRNNNEPDSLEDLNEVPDNSTSDQSALWPLQ; encoded by the exons ATGAATGTTCCTTTTCCGATTTTATACCCACGCTTAGTAGATCCTAAGTGGTTTAATGCCGACAGTCCTTGCGATGAGGATGCAGAAATATCAAGTTTGGAGCAGGCTCACCAGCAATAT CTCAATAGTATTGGCCAACAGTACATGAAACGTGTCCCTATCGGAAAATCTGATCCAGAACCGATGGAAGAGGAAGCAGATTCGGACGAAGAAG GGAATGATGAAACCGATGAGACAGAAGAATCTCATGATGAAGATGAAGAGGAGGAGCTTCAGACAACATACTCCACAACCAGAAACAATAATGAACCTGATTCGTTGGAAGATCTCAACGAAGTTCCCGACAACAGTACATCAGATCAAAGTGCCCTTTGGCCTCttcaatga
- the LOC121729439 gene encoding uncharacterized protein LOC121729439, with protein sequence MSFYKHAHKSEMIERKLRFQCKPNIVLRMYYLYLLMVPTVLTYSFLNDLRDVKNSRTEDDIADILKTIGYISEDPDAMKRISDKAPEVIRDDEAHILSKLSDNELLVLLNVQNNKNVNLAESDVIPIPINKHNRPGKDHFEDVLVNNAKKTDALFRLESEVLKPQLQNSEAYKAWQKINNLLSDFTMQPNNNEEQSLNDAEREILFDILVQQLKSLCFNKKMNLPIKKQYISPGQQNNEEYMFLILSEDINEKDNELVSWNSNILEKNASVVVLGPIAGPITKHQLNNIMKRVTTEFSKPEYLSLLQHLSEGMIKNKTVKDILVLDAQSRRYMKPHRCNHRSQLARVYGGPKWLLCTGYLNLNTPSLYD encoded by the exons ATGTCTTTTTATAAACACGCACATAAATCCGAGATGATTGAAAGAAAATTAAGATTTCAGTGTAAACCGAACATTGTACTAAGAATGTATTATTTATACCTGCTCATG GTACCTACTGTCTTAACATAttcatttttaaatgatttaagaGATGTGAAAAACAGTCGTACAGAAGATGATATTGCAGATATATTAAAAACAATAGGCTATATTTCGGAAGATCCTGATGCAATGAAAAGAATTTCCGACAAAGCACCTGAAGTAATAC GTGATGATGAAGCTCATATATtgtcaaaattatcggataacGAATTATTGGTATTGCTCAATGTGCAGAACAATAAAAACGTAAATCTTGCAGAATCTGATGTAATTCCAATTCcaattaataaacataatagaCCTGGAAAAGACCACTTTGAAGATGTTTTAGTAAATAATGCAAAGAAAACCGATGCTTTGTTTAGATTAGAGAGTGAAGTGCTAAAACCACAACTTCAAAATAGTGAAGCGTACAAAGCATGGCAGAAAATAAACAACTTGCTATCCGATTTTACTATGCAACCAAATAACAACGAAGAACAAAGCTTGAATGACGCGGAAAGAGAAATATTATTCGATATTTTAGTACAACAGCTTAAATCattgtgttttaataaaaaaatgaatttaccaattaagaaacaatacataagcCCGGGTCAACAAAACAATGAAGAATATATGTTTTTAATTCTCAGTGAAGATATAAATGAAAAGGATAACGAACTGGTTTCATGGAATTCCAATATCCTCGAAAAGAATGCCAGTGTCGTAGTTTTAGGGCCTATAGCTGGACCCATAACCAAACATCAATTAAACAACATC ATGAAACGTGTAACTACGGAATTTTCTAAACCTGAATATCTGTCGCTATTGCAACATCTGTCTGAGGGGATGATCAAGAACAAGACTGTTAAAGACATTCTAGTTCTTGATGCACAATCTAGGCGTTACATGAAGCCTCACAGATGCAATCATCGGTCGCAGCTTGCTCGTGTTTACGGTGGTCCTAAATGGTTGCTTTGCACCGGCTATCTGAATTTGAATACACCTAGTTTATATGATTAG